AATAGAATTGGATTTTACAAACCGCTGTAGTTTGAGACTCCAACGGATTTTACAAGGCCTTGCTCATAAGCATCAGCAAGGCCGTCAAGGTAACCTGGATCATGTAAGGACCAAGAAAAATGAGTTTACTGCACTGCAGTCGGTTTAAGAAATTGAACTTCCATAAGAGCATATTTAATATTGACGATATGTATAAATCTTTTGATGGATACCTTCGTTTCCCCATATCCCTGGCCTGAAAGGACATCAAAAGAATAGTTTCAGCACTAAAAAGACTTGTGTAAATAACATTAAAGTTGTATGCTGGTGATCTAACCAATGGAGTTGGTATGACTCgacggaggagacgccaaggcggGAAAGTGAGCTCTTGAGTGCAGAGAGAACACTTCCCCGGCCTAACCTCCATGGAAGAGCTGCAAATTTTGTTGCaatggccacctcaaccacttcttTTTGTTGCCTTTCCTTGATAAACCTGATGGGAATAAGAGGAAACTTGTAACATAAGTAGTGGAGACTTAATTATAAAAATATATATGGGAATGGTGTATAATGATGCATGCCATACCTTCCTAGCAAGCTTTCTGAATTTATCGCCCCTGATACCTAAGTGACATCAAAATCAGAAAGTTATCAAGGTTGCCCTGAAATGATCTTGACAATGATCAATAAAGCATGaacctttttttgcaaaaaatcaaAACAGCCAGAACTATATCGATCCTTACCCCTGCACCATATACTTCTGCAGTGTCAAAGAAGGTTATTCCACTATCGATGCTCGCATCGAATGCTCCCTTAGCTGCCTTGAGTTTCCTATCTGCAAAATTCAGAGTGGTCGTTCATGTTAGCTGTGAAATGAGTGCCACGTAGCAGTAATTAGATATTAGGAATGCGAAATTGGCTCACATTGCAGATTTAAACAGACGATTTTTACATGATTTAAACAgatgtttttgttttttcttcAGTTTGCTGGTTACTGTTCTTCGTGAGAACTGAGAAGTGACACGAAGTTTTTACAAGCAATGCACCAAGCACCTCACAGGCATATGCATGGGAAGTATGACCGCAATTTCAGCCCCCTCAATGCCAACAGCAAGCATACAGCAGGGGAATGCAACAACCAGCGTGCCGCGACTACAGAATCGACCCCAATCGAAGAGGTGCCTGAATCAGTTCACCCAAAGAAGATGGGCCAGTTGATGAACTGTAGGTGGATCGGCAAGAAGAGAAGAGCACCGGATTTGATTGAGAAGAAGGTTATCTATTACGTACCGTCCCACTGGAAGTCGTTCCAGTACGTGGTGTCGCCCCAGGACCAggccccgatgccgagcttggtgACCGCGACGCCGGACCCGCCCAGCACCGTCTTGCTGCCGTCCTCCACCGCGGCGCCATCGGACGCCACCGCGCGGGGCGGCAGGAACGCCGCGGCGCGCCGTCGCGGGCCGAGGAGGGGGAGGCAGCCGCAACAGCCCGCGCCGCCGGCGACCTGCAGGGCCATGACTGGCGGAAGGGAGTGTGAGGCGGGAGCGCTTGTGGCGTGGTAAGTGGGCGGCGGTGTTGTTGGCGAGTGGCAGCGAAGCGCGCGCGTTTTGTTTGGGCACGGGAAGAGCGGGGCGGGTCACGTGGATGCGCCGGTCACCGCGCGCGCGCGCGTGGGGCTCAGCCGGACGCGCACATACCTTCATATCACTCTTGTAGTCGGCTTCAGGTTTACGGCCTTCAAGAGTGGTTCCAAGTCAAGGTTTCGAGAGCCACTCGAATTCCTGATATTACAGTCACTGACATTTTTCTTTCCGGTTCGGACGAATGATGGGATTTCCAGTTTTCATTCCCACTAGAATCCATCCAAAAGTTTGAAATTGGCTCAAACTTATCGTCCATCGAAAATTTCGTACCACATGCATAAAATAGCTAAATTCAACCCGGTTTGGTGATTTCATGGAGAAACCACTCAGTCTTCTCGTGAGAAAAAAAAATGCGCTCCTATCCGAGCCTCCTTGCAGTTTGTCTCCACCCACCTTCACTCTATTGCTCTCCCTCTCGTTCTACTCACCTCTTCTAAACATACATCTCCTCTAGACTCCACTCTTGTCCCAAGAACATCACCTCTTCCCTCTTCGCTTCATCTTGCTCATCCCCTTCCTCCACTCTTTCACATCTTCTACCATAGGAATGATGGTTTGTAGAATTTCATCATCAATGTGCTAACACTAATTTGGTTACTACATGGTTCTGCTCTATAGGTTACCTTCCTTTGGTTCTAGAGGTTATTGAGTTCCCGGGTTCTTCCCTTACTGTGGCTCTATCTAGTCAGGTCATGGTGGGGCTCAAATCGGCGCCACCAACCTTAGATAGACGTCGGGACGGTTAGGAATAAGGAATGGCTCAAGTATCGTTGGATCTAACTTTGACGAGGCTTTGAAAAACCTAGTTCGTGGCCAGTGAACTTTGGTGGGGGTGGTCCTTCCATTTTTGATGATTTTTTGTGGAAATTTTATGTTGTAGAGGGCGTTCCAACATGCTCCAAGTGTGTCCGATGTTCGTGATGTACtcaaatactccctctgttccattttaTAGTgtctattgttttttggcacaaaaattagcacaagagtattttttacacaagaccccttgacgaacgatttgagatcaacgtaaaatttggtaaatccaaatctttctaacttaccataacaatttttgggagctgaacgatttgggtgctgaacggggaggggtagttgaaaaaaagctaagctacaacattatattctgaaacaaatgccgaaaatctataggcactatataaaggaatggagggagtatgttgTAGAGAGTCTGTGTGTATGCTTCAAGATAATGTCCTCGTGACATTGTGTTTCTTCGTTTTTGTCTGCATTGGTAACACATGCGTGTATTTGTTTTCCATGTTGGTTTTGTTGTGGGGTTTTTAACGTTTTGCCGAATCCTATGAGAATTTGTTGTGCAAGAAGGAATTCTATGCTGCATGTGCATATTTCAATATTGCGACAAATTAGCATGATTTCCACGGGACCATGGGAAGATTTCTTGCAACAATGGTGGAAATCGGACGTAAATcttacatgattcatgattagcAAAACCATATAACTATAGTACACACAAATCAGTCATTTTGCCAACAATGTCAATTTAACAGAAAACTGGCTAGCACCGGCTGAAACTTGCCCGGTTTGTTTAATTCTACATCTACTTCTACTACTCCGACATGGGTTGTTGGGATGATCAATCATGCGATGCACAATGACACGTGGTACAGTTCAGAAGTGATGATCCATCACGACTCCTCGATGGGCATCTTGATGCCTTTGATCTCGCGCGCGAGGGTCCGCAGCTCCTCGACCTCGTCGGCGGTGAGGCTCCACCCGAGCGCGCCGGCGAACTCCATGGCCTGCCCGGCGTTCTTCGCCCCTGGGATCGGCACCACATTGCCCTGGCAGGTCAGCCAGTTCAGAGACACCTGAAACCACATCATTCCATTGAGGTCCCTTGCAGTTTTCTCTCGGTGGTGGTTACGTATTTCAGGATCGATATTTGTTACTCAGAGATGCAAATAGGAAGAATTAACTAAGCTGTCTGAAGCACCTGAGTTGGGTTCTTGCCGTAGCTCACTCCAATCTCTTTGATTCTGTTCATGAGTGGTTGGAGCTGTGTACAAGACATACGAAAAGAACATCTTCAGTGAGCAGAGGTGCAGTAAACTTCACAGACTCTCTTTAAGCCTTTTTGGATGGAACATGCATATCACCCAAAATGTATCACCTTGGTGAGAAACTCGGGAGTGTATGTGTTTCCTCGAGGACCCGTAGGCGGGTTCTCCGGAGTGTATTTCCCTGACAGAACACCTGTAGAATGGGGAACACAGGGATTAATCTGGATTTACACACCTGTAGAATGATAAATAGGGAGAAAATTAAGAAACACTTGATCTCAACCTTGGGCGATTGGAGAATAGGCGATGAGCGTGACGCCGAGCTCGTCGCAGGCGGCCTTGACGCCGTTCTCCTCGGGCGTCCTGTAGATGAGGCTGTAGTTCACCTGGTTGACGGCGAGCGGGACGCCCCTCTTCTTCAGCCGCGCGTGCGCGTCTCGGAGCCGTTTCTCTGATTGCAAAGTATGTACATACTTTGGTTAACTGGTTGTTATCTGAATAAGACATTGACGACTTGCAAGCTGATGTTACCATTGTAGTTGGAAACTCCGACAGCCTTGACGAGACCTTGGTCATAAGCGTCAGCCAAGCCATCAAGGTACCCTGAAACATAACTTAATCAAGTCTCTGCATGTACCTTAGGAAAATGTCCATGTAACCCAAGTTCTTGATATGAATACCTTCGTTTCCCCATAGCCCCGGCCTGAAACATCAAAACAAGTGGTCGTCAGCAAAGTCTGAAGAATAATTTGGAGCTGGACAGATTCAGAGAAGCTGAGAAAGAAGCAGATGAGGCGAGTGTCGGACCAGTGGAGCTGGTAGAGCTCGACGGAGGGGAGTCCCAGGCGTTCTAACGATTTCTTGAGCGCGGAGAGGACGCTACCGCGGCCGAACCTCCACGGGAGCGCCGCGAACTTGGTCGCCACCGTCACGTCCACTGCCCCCTGCTTCTTCCTCTCTCTGATGAAACTGTGATCCACATGCATAACAAGACAGACACACCGAACATCGATCAGTACGAAGGTGTTGATTTTGTGATTTTGACTGTTATGATGGACGATGTATGTGAGTACGTACTCTCCCAGTAGACTTTCTGAATTCACTGCTCCCATGAGCTGAAGGGAAAAGTAAAATTTGAAGTTAAACTTTGTGCTCATCTTCAGAGTTCAGATTGAAGAGAGGAATCATGTAGTATCTTAATCAATTATTACCGCTGTGCCGTATACTTCAGCGGTGTCGAAGAAGGTCATCCCGCTGTCGACGCTGGCGTCGAAC
This region of Lolium perenne isolate Kyuss_39 chromosome 2, Kyuss_2.0, whole genome shotgun sequence genomic DNA includes:
- the LOC127333934 gene encoding uncharacterized oxidoreductase At1g06690, chloroplastic, with protein sequence MALQVAGGAGCCGCLPLLGPRRRAAAFLPPRAVASDGAAVEDGSKTVLGGSGVAVTKLGIGAWSWGDTTYWNDFQWDDRKLKAAKGAFDASIDSGITFFDTAEVYGAGVSGAINSESLLGRFIKERQQKEVVEVAIATKFAALPWRLGRGSVLSALKSSLSRLGVSSVESYQLHWPGIWGNEGYLDGLADAYEQGLVKSVGVSNYSEKRLRDAYKRLKDRGVPLASNQVNYSLIYRNPEENGVKATCDELGITLIAYSPIAQGALTGKYTPANPPTGPRGRIYTSDFLSKLQPLINKIKEIGGSYDKTSTQVVLNWLICQGNVVPIPGAKNAEQASEFAGALGWSLTDQEVEELRSLAREVKPVMGFPVEKL
- the LOC127333933 gene encoding uncharacterized oxidoreductase At1g06690, chloroplastic gives rise to the protein MASLQVGASGGVGFCFGPLDGGRRRARRAVLRPPRSSATVAEDQEKVRLGESSVAVSKLGIGAWSWGDTTYWNDSEWDDRRLKEAKAAFDASVDSGMTFFDTAEVYGTALMGAVNSESLLGDFIRERKKQGAVDVTVATKFAALPWRFGRGSVLSALKKSLERLGLPSVELYQLHWPGLWGNEGYLDGLADAYDQGLVKAVGVSNYNEKRLRDAHARLKKRGVPLAVNQVNYSLIYRTPEENGVKAACDELGVTLIAYSPIAQGVLSGKYTPENPPTGPRGNTYTPEFLTKLQPLMNRIKEIGVSYGKNPTQVSLNWLTCQGNVVPIPGAKNAGQAMEFAGALGWSLTADEVEELRTLAREIKGIKMPIEES